In the genome of Deinococcus deserti VCD115, one region contains:
- a CDS encoding metal-sulfur cluster assembly factor, which translates to MEEQMSSAVQGSADLPNQEQVLEALKIVKDPEIPVNVVDLGLIYGVDIQPSGLVDITMTLTSVGCPVQDLIRADAEMAVSRLDGVSEVNVEFVWTPPWGPDKMTEDGKRQMRMFGFNV; encoded by the coding sequence ATGGAAGAGCAGATGAGCAGTGCAGTGCAGGGGTCGGCCGACCTGCCCAATCAGGAGCAGGTTCTGGAAGCCCTGAAAATCGTCAAGGACCCGGAAATTCCCGTCAACGTGGTGGACCTGGGGCTGATCTACGGCGTGGACATTCAGCCCAGCGGACTGGTTGACATCACCATGACCCTGACCAGCGTCGGCTGCCCGGTTCAGGACCTGATCCGCGCAGACGCTGAAATGGCGGTCAGCCGCCTCGACGGGGTCAGCGAGGTCAACGTGGAGTTCGTGTGGACTCCGCCATGGGGCCCCGACAAGATGACCGAGGACGGCAAGCGCCAGATGCGTATGTTTGGCTTCAACGTCTAA
- a CDS encoding rhodanese-like domain-containing protein: MEEVTPQEGQRRVQQGALLVDVREQNEFDEIHAEGAQLIALSEFEARAGELPRDRELVMICRSGARSARAGQFLLDQGYSSVVNLAGGTLAWVDAGLPSVRGK; the protein is encoded by the coding sequence ATGGAAGAAGTCACCCCACAGGAAGGTCAGCGCCGCGTCCAGCAGGGCGCACTGCTCGTGGATGTCCGCGAGCAGAATGAGTTTGACGAGATTCATGCCGAAGGGGCGCAGCTGATCGCCCTGAGTGAGTTCGAGGCCCGTGCAGGCGAATTGCCCCGCGACCGCGAGCTGGTGATGATCTGCCGCAGTGGGGCCCGCAGCGCCCGCGCCGGTCAGTTTCTGCTGGATCAGGGCTACAGCAGCGTCGTAAATCTTGCTGGTGGCACACTGGCCTGGGTCGACGCCGGCCTGCCCAGCGTGCGCGGAAAGTAA
- a CDS encoding rhodanese-like domain-containing protein, producing MPLPEPVTVVDLRPEDLRRAQPLDGLGLRVVAISLQAIEDSQHGLTRDQGALLVVCERGVRSSLAARYLRAEGLDAQAQPGGIDALLLALRP from the coding sequence ATGCCGCTGCCCGAGCCCGTGACTGTGGTGGACCTGAGGCCCGAGGACCTGCGCCGGGCCCAGCCGCTGGACGGACTTGGATTGCGTGTCGTGGCAATCAGTCTGCAGGCCATCGAGGACAGCCAGCACGGCCTGACCCGGGACCAGGGGGCTCTGCTGGTGGTCTGCGAGCGCGGGGTGCGTTCCAGTCTGGCTGCCCGGTACCTGCGCGCCGAGGGTCTGGACGCCCAGGCGCAACCGGGCGGAATCGACGCCCTGTTGCTTGCGTTGCGCCCCTGA
- a CDS encoding aspartate aminotransferase family protein gives MTGLPHGFIRSRDVLEDRLTGAQVRTLELQHGNEELLYGLDLIGVAGPFSSVTPWELEDEQGVRRINASGYSATPFGEMPLVLTDFLKEFLEKNRAMTLPQQSSSPWRAALEANLVRLLARELPSHQDSQVFFCSSGTEAIEGALKFARAWRPGTKYSISFNSGYHGKTLGSLSLTPNPEYQDVFRPLVPGAVTCPYGDLDALSALIRRLGPDKVTCVVVEPIQGEGGVNIPPEGFLRGLGELCRRHGIVVIADEIQTGLGRTGHWFESAAHGLDPDIVTLAKPLGGGLVAVGATIVRHAIYKKMLGGLSSKRHSNTFGGGALAMAVGLRSLEHLIETDLPRRSLELGEVGLRHLQSLRARYPRLLQEVRGQGLLLAMQFQPVVGIPLPGPVKELVYEGTAILALRELHQAGVMANLSLSSKRTVRLTPALDMPRDVFEIMFGRVDTFAARNPASRNLLTNTPAGVTMSLAKFAASKPKKRTPSDG, from the coding sequence ATGACGGGACTGCCCCACGGATTTATCCGCAGCCGCGATGTGCTTGAGGACCGCCTGACCGGCGCTCAGGTCCGCACCCTGGAGCTGCAGCATGGCAATGAGGAACTGCTTTACGGACTGGACCTGATCGGGGTTGCTGGTCCCTTCTCCAGCGTGACGCCCTGGGAGCTTGAAGATGAGCAGGGCGTTCGCCGCATCAACGCCAGCGGATATTCGGCTACACCCTTTGGAGAAATGCCGCTGGTGCTGACAGACTTCCTGAAGGAGTTTCTGGAAAAAAACCGCGCGATGACCCTGCCGCAGCAGTCAAGCAGTCCCTGGCGGGCGGCCCTTGAAGCCAATCTGGTGCGGCTGCTTGCCCGCGAACTGCCCAGTCACCAGGACAGCCAGGTGTTCTTCTGCTCCAGCGGCACTGAAGCCATCGAGGGGGCACTGAAGTTTGCGCGTGCCTGGCGGCCCGGCACCAAGTACAGCATCTCTTTCAACAGTGGCTATCACGGCAAAACTCTGGGCAGCCTGAGCCTGACGCCCAACCCTGAGTATCAGGATGTCTTCCGCCCACTGGTGCCTGGAGCCGTCACCTGTCCCTACGGCGACCTGGACGCGCTCTCGGCGCTGATCCGGCGCCTGGGGCCTGACAAGGTGACCTGTGTGGTGGTTGAACCCATCCAGGGAGAGGGAGGCGTGAATATTCCCCCTGAAGGCTTCCTGCGCGGCCTGGGAGAGCTGTGCCGGCGCCACGGCATTGTCGTCATCGCAGACGAGATTCAGACCGGTCTGGGACGGACCGGACATTGGTTCGAGTCGGCGGCCCACGGGCTGGATCCGGATATTGTGACGCTGGCCAAGCCGCTCGGTGGGGGGCTGGTCGCGGTCGGCGCTACTATCGTGCGCCACGCCATCTACAAGAAAATGCTGGGTGGCCTGAGCAGCAAACGGCACAGCAATACCTTCGGGGGCGGGGCCCTGGCCATGGCGGTCGGCCTGCGCAGCCTGGAACATCTGATCGAGACCGATCTGCCCCGGCGCAGCCTTGAACTGGGCGAGGTGGGTCTGCGCCATCTGCAGAGCCTGCGGGCGCGCTATCCTCGCCTGCTTCAGGAGGTACGCGGTCAGGGCCTGCTGCTGGCGATGCAGTTCCAGCCGGTGGTCGGCATTCCACTGCCTGGACCCGTCAAGGAGCTCGTCTACGAGGGCACGGCCATCCTGGCACTCAGGGAGCTGCATCAGGCGGGCGTCATGGCCAACCTGAGCCTGAGCAGCAAGCGGACGGTGCGTCTGACTCCGGCGCTGGACATGCCACGTGACGTCTTCGAGATCATGTTTGGCCGCGTCGATACCTTCGCGGCGCGCAATCCGGCTTCCCGCAACCTTCTGACTAACACTCCCGCGGGCGTCACCATGAGCCTGGCAAAATTTGCGGCCAGCAAACCCAAGAAGCGCACGCCCAGCGACGGCTGA